The Panicum hallii strain FIL2 chromosome 9, PHallii_v3.1, whole genome shotgun sequence genome has a window encoding:
- the LOC112874180 gene encoding DNA-directed RNA polymerase I subunit RPA12-like, with translation MAFWQARDFLFCGVCGSLLTFDSVRSASCPLCGFKRKAKEIEGKETRYTVTAEDIRRELKIDPFEEVLVRRPVTSKTCPKCNHSKAEYYSRQVRAADEGETTFYECTECRHTFKEN, from the exons ATGGCGTTCTGGCAGGCTCGCGATTTCCTCTTCTGCGGCGTGTGCGGCAGCCTCCTCACCTTCGACTCCGTCCGCTCCGCCTCGTGCCCTCTCTGCGGCTTCAAGCGCAAGGCCAAAG AGATTGAAGGGAAGGAAACACGGTACACCGTCACCGCCGAG GATATTCGAAGGGAGCTAAAGATCGATCCGTTTGAGGAGGTTTTGGTACGAAGACCTGTG ACATCAAAAACCTGTCCGAAGTGCAACCATTCAAAAGCTGAATACTACTCTAGACAG GTGCGTGCAGCAGACGAGGGAGAGACGACATTCTACGAGTGCACTGAGTGCCGTCACACGTTCAAAGAGAACTGA